The DNA region TGGCTTTTTGTGCTGCAAGTTCAGCTTGTCGCTGTCGCTCGAGTTCTTCGAGCAACTGTTTTTCCATGATGCGCTTAGCCTCCTCCACCCTGCGGAGAACCTCTCGCTCAATCTCATCCTTCCGTTTCTCCAATTCTTCTTCTACGCGTTTAGCCACAAGCTCTTCTACTCTTCGAGCAGTTTCTTCTTCTATGAGTTTCTCTTCAATTTCTTGTTGGCGACTAGAAAAGGCAAGCGCGAAGATTACTTTTTTCACCAGTAAAAAATAGTTACATCGAAATGAACACTTGTAAATACATAGCACCAACCACACTACAGAATCAGCATTTAAGAGCCTTACACCTTGCACACACAGATCCTGTATATAAAGAGTGGTTGCCCAAATACACTTTCCTTAAATGGAAGGCAAAACAATGTTTCTTCTACAGGGAAGCCATTCAGACCACATGATATTTAGTATCTCTCCATCTCTCAAGACATCAAACTTAACAACACAACGTATCATACTACTTCTTGATATGGGAAAGATAGTTTTTAAGAGTAAAAAcatagtaaggaaaaaaaaaaaaaactttcagtacCCTTCCTGCTTCAGGAATTTAAACATGCTCAATTTTATGTTACATGTAGCATtaaaatcctgtctttaaaaCCTCCATCTCAAAGGCACCAAACTATTAactaaaataaaaggcaaaaccaatgaaatttgtaattttaatatttttaatgagaattCCAGGCATTGTTTCTGTAATCTAGTTGTCCAATAATTTACCTGTCCAATTCCAAATATTTCAGCTCTCCTTAACTTCTTTATTGTGGCACTCTGTGTCCACCATAATTATCCAAAACAAAATATACCAATTCCAAGCACTAAATTAATCCTTGCAACATTTACTGTTTTGCATGTTGAACTATTTAGAAGTTTTTTTCAAAtgtcttctctcccttctttttgtttaaagGCAACACTATCACTTAGCCTGATCACTGTTTAAACTTTCAGTAAAAAGGATGTATAAAAGGTCAATGCCCAGGTTTATTATCAAATGAAGAAAGAAACTCTTCCAGGTTTCGTAACACCGGTGTGATATGGCAATTAGATATTCACACATTAACTatgttttttcttgccttttttttttttttaaatacaaagtgaaTACTGTGTAGCTATGCTTTTATAAAGTATTATTTATTTTGGATTATCATAGGCTTTGGGGGAGAAGGTTGTTCTGTTTTAACCTTGAAACTGAACTTTCATTTTAAGTATTCCATGAATTACGGAACAATCTTATAAACGTATCTTCTGACCTGTCAGCACCAGAAACCAACAATTTACAATAACACTTATCTGATATAATTCCTGTCATGTTCATAATGTTTGCCTTTTATTATCTTATTTAGGTTGACAAacataaaaataacttaaaaaaaagttacagtattTACCAAATTTTAGATTTCCCTGTGTACAATTTGTATACATGTATGTTTGGGAGACACTGAAGTATGGATTACTGATCTGTAGCACAGGTGAAATACCAAGGTGAAAGGCTTCCAAAATCCCTTGACTCACATATCTTCTTTTCAATACTGTTCCGAAGCAAATGAATATTCTATTTAATTCAGTAAATGGATTTTAGACATTCAGCCCCAGCAGAGGGAATTTATTCTTTCATTCCTCAGAAGATGGCAAATTTTTCCAATGACACATGAGGCCAGCATTATCTTTTCCTAAAGCAACACAAAATAtcttgagttgtttttttttttttttttttttttttttgaggagagagagaaaaaaaaaatccaccactaTCCAGAAAAATGCATCAACACCATTTTCTTATTGTGTCTTCACCAAGCCACTACTACTTGTGGTCCTTTTAGGAGGGAAGATGGAAGGGAGGGTCAagagtttaaaattttttaaacacCCTTTAcacccttttattttatttttttttaaaaaggtttctTCACTCTTAGAGGTATTCAGTAGCATGTACTCTCACAGTCCTTTAGTGATACAGCTTGGCATACACCAGAGGCTGTTCTATAGAAATCCATTTTTCAGAAAGCTTGTATTTGAGCATTTTATTCAACTATGTTAGCTGTACTTTTAACATTAGAGGAATCTAGAATAAAAGTTAACAAATTGATTAAAAATAGTACATAGTTAAAAAATGTCACTCGTGTGAAGTAAGTTTTCAAATATCTTCAGCAATTGATGATGTACTCAAATTAAGCACTGTGCTTGCACAAGTTTCATTCTTCTCGCCTCCACAAATTCTATTTAAATTCAATTAAACTAAGCAAATACATCTTTTTACATTCACAGGCAATGAGGCTATTATAAATAACTTTTGAGTATATGTTTCTTGgaacactggaaaaagaaagaagtgaaatggAATCAAGCAAAAATTTATTCtcaaaattaatttataaaaCCAGCTAACGCCCATAGATAAAGATAATATACTTCCAATAAATGAGTTTGATATTTATGTCTGTGTTTATAGCTTGATTTTCTTGAGAAACTCAAAGATTTATTCTGCAGTTGATAGCAACTATTCATTTCCTATCACATATACTTCCGGTATTTTATATACAGACGTAAATTTATGCTGACCTATTGGAGCAATAactccagaaaaacagagaagtcattaatgtcaaaatatttttagtatgCTCTTTTACTTCTTAAAGACTAATTTTATAATATCTGTAGAAAAGACTGCATACAGTTCAGCAGGTTTctgacatatataaaaaaaaaagtcggtGTGCTTGCAAGGTCCTTTAAAAAATTAACATCCCAACAAAAAACAGAAGTTGTGCTAAGTACTAAGATGAAAGACAGATGAAAAAATTAACTTTCATTGTATGAACTAGTTAATTCAGTCAGCGAGAAAGTTGCTTCTTTTCTTCATTAGTATTAGTATATATTAACACAATTTATAGATCACTTATCATAGTTTCCTGCTGTATTAAGATGTATTGCTTGCTCTTTTTGAAATTTGAGGTGTATTTTAAAAACACCACAGTTCTAAGCCTGATATTTTTGCATACTGTTCCCTCCTCAGAAGTTTATCAAACTATTGCCAATACCAGtcaaatgtcatattttgcccaTACAAACTTCATGTGTATTTTACAATTTCAAAACTATATAGATTTATACAGAAAACTTACTGCAGAAAATAGACTTGAAATATATGTTGCCGTATCAAATATTACTTGATGAACTGCAGATCAGGCCAGTTGCAGTTGGAGCACTCCACAACACCACAGCACAGTGATCAAATGTTTTTAATACATTATTTAAAGATTGAGAACACTTCATTTGCCACAGGCACTTGAACACATCCCCTGCTTCAGGTTTTAAACCCTGGACAGAGAGCAACCATAAACTTCTTAACCAAGACTAATAACATGTAGTAATTCAATTATATAACTTAACACGTATCTATTTTGTGATTTGTgtaatattttctctcttccaccTTTAATATTCCTGAAATGGATTTAAAGAAATGCATATGAACTAAAGAGACTCTAGAAGAATACTAAGATAATGATTCAAAAACACAGTGAGCAGTTCAGGTATATTCCAATTCTTTTGTCATTCCAGTGATGCATGTAATATTTTTACAAATTTAGATattggagaaaaacagaaaccaTAAAAATCAGGACCAATGACTCAAAGAGCTTTTTCACACGTGTTTGTGCTACTCTGCAATTTTTTGAGGCCATCACTGCCAAATTCTGAAGTTAACAAAAGGGATCTCAACAGTCAAACAGAACTGAAAGTGGCAACTTCCGGTGATCAGACCTTCTGAACTACAAATAATATGAATTATTGCATTAGAACAGTATAGTTGGAATAAAACTCAAAACAAAATTCTCCACTGAAGAATTAACTGAATTAGCTAGCTTCACACATGCAAACAAGTAAATGCTACTTCTGGATTCACTATTCTATCTCTAAATTCACTGCTCCAATGAACGAGGATAACATTCAAGAACAAGAATCACTGTCACAACTGTTACAACTGTTCTGTCACCTGTACGATAGAAAGCTTCTCTTTCATAACTGAACAAAGTTACTAGACAACTGAACTCCCATTCCATGTTTATTAGAATAAAATTTATCTATCTCTGTAGACTTTATGAAGAACTACACTCCCCACAGCAGAAACCGGACAGGAAAAGATTTCTAAGCAAAACAGATCCCCAGATCTCACTGTCTCatttggccggggggggggggggagaaaaaagaaagaaatcgcAGGTTAACATAATCGTTGTACTCCACTCCTTAAAACCGACAAGATGGGCAATTCTACAAGCTCAACGCAATATAAGCTCCACGCAAAGGGGAGGGACAGAAAGCGTGGCAGTGCTGCACAAAGCCTCCGGAGAGCAGAGGCCTCAGCCACAGAAAGAAGTTTAAGAGCAGCGCAGAGGGGCAGCGAGAGATAGCAAGAGAGCACAGCCAGGTGACAGCGAGGCAACGTGCCACTAGGCTCTCAGGCCGGGTGAACGGCTTCTAACGGACTTGAGGGCGCGAGACTTTAGGAAAAGAAAGGATGGCGGGAAGACAGGCAGAAGTTAGGCCTCAGCAAGGcctaaagcccttttccgcaatCGCAAACGGCTGTTTTGGAGGGAGAAGGCACGGAGACGAAGGCAGGAGGGCCACgagctgctgctttcctccccctgccccccacgcGGGGGACCTTCCTCGTCCCCTCCCCCAGCAAACCGGCGCCCAGGCCGGGGACTCACATTTTCCGCTGCCGCTCGAACTcggctttcttctcctcctcctcccgcttcTGCTTCTCGTCCAGGCTGCTGCGCTTGCTCACCGTGCGCCCGAAGATGTCGATGCGGTCGGGCGGGGAGGAGGCGCGCTCGCGCTCGCGCTCCCGTTCGCGGCGGGAGGAGGGGGCCGTGTTGgagcgggaccgggaccgggactcGCGGCGCCGGTTCCGCTTGCTCTCCCGCGACTTGGAGCGCTTCCGCGCCCGCTCCTTCTCCCGGGAGCGGGACCGCGAGCGGCTCCGGTTCTTCTTGTTGTGCTTGGAGCTCTTGGTGTGCTTGGAGCGGGACGAGCTCCGGCTGCGGGACCGACCCATCCCGGCAGAGTAGAGGCCGCACCGGCgaccggcccccccgccgcctttACTAGCAGCACCCAAGAGAGGAGCGAAGAGGCTCCACGCGCATCAGCACCGCCCCGCCGGgcctctctccccctcgctttcCACCGCGCTGATCAGTGAGAAGGAGCAGGCCCCGAAAGCTGCCGCAAGTCCGGACGCAGACAAGATGGCGGCCCTAGCAGAGCAGTGACTCCCCTCTTCCGCCCCACAATGCCCCGCGCGGCGCTCGGGCCGttggcgccccccggccccgcccccggcgtcTCGCCGGAGGGGCCCGAAGACACTCGGGGAAGTTCGGCGCCAAGTGGCAGGTGGCGCTCGGGGAGGAAGCGGCGTCTGGCGGCGCCTTCCCCTGCGCATGCGTGCGGCGGGAGCCGGGCCGCCGCCTCGGGAGGCGGTTGGGGGAGGTTGTTCGGGGTCGTCGCGGTGACGGGACGGGGGCTGGGCTGCGCCGGGGCAGGCTAGTGGCCGTggggctgccccgctcccggGCGTCGCCCGCAGTCACGCCGCGGCTGCTCACCGAGGACCCGAAGGGAGGACGCTGGGCGCAGCGGGTCCGCGCGCGAAATGGCGCTGGGCACCGCGGGCTGCGGAGCACGGGGCggtgaggggaggagaggagaggagagcgggCGTTTCGGGCATCCGGCGGCCCACCCAGCCCGCGAGTCTGTCTCGGGTAGCGGCCACAAACGCGTAAGAGCAGGGCGGGCCCGTGCGGTGATCCCTGGGAGGTTCCCCCACCCCCGCACGTTTGCAGCGCTGGGGCTTGCTGCGTTAGCCGTGCAAGAGCCCTCGGTGGGTTTCTCTTCTGCGATCGGCCTGGGGAGCCTGAATTTGCACTAACAACCGCAGCATCCTACGGCGAGGTGTTCCACAGCTAAAGAGTTacggtttttttattatttagttaAGCGAAATTTTTTagagtgttgattttttttttaacgcttTCAACATTTGGAAAAGTCTCAAAAGGGGGTAGAGGGAGTCTCCAACTGCCGACTAAGGAAATTGTGAAAACATagttaaaaatttgaaaatacgTTTTTCTTAGTGTTCTGTTAAACCTCAGAGTTATTGGGATCTGTTTTGTTGTAGCTAATCTGTAACGTGGCAcaatggcttttttcttttttttaacttgtatgtTTAGTGGCTTTACCTGAATATATTGTTCTCCCCTTTGATAGCAGCAGATATATTTAATACGCTAGACAAAACCATTTAGCAGCTTCAGGTTAGGCAGAGAGCATGATCCGGTGATTCAGCTAGTGATCTGTGAatgagttttttgggtttttttaatcccagTTTTGCTATGTAGCTGTTAGTCTTGTTTGCTGTAACAAAACTTTCAACTGATGTTATCCTTGATCTCACATGAATGGGTGAGAGCTGTAGGCTAGGCAAGCCTCATCTTTAATTTCAGCAGAAGTTAGCTGCTGAGGTATCTTTCACAATTCAGGCTTCTTTCAATAGGTCTAGATTTCTAATAAGTTTAATAGGCGTATTTTGCAAAACTTTTGGTTAGTTGACAAAAATAGTCTCAATTAAAAGTCTTTTCATCTAATTCTTTCATctgacttgtcttttttttttttgatggaggaATTTCATATCTTGAAATTTGGGATTACTCTAAttagtaaagaaaataaataaaattgaagtatttttttcaacAGGCCACTTGGCAAGTAGCCACAGAGTAATGGACACTGTGAAACAGCATGGCAGGAATTCCAGAGTCACAGCACAGCCCCTTGTGACGTTTGTTCATCTCTAACCATGAAGTAGCCCAAGTAACAGGTTACTAAGGAAGCTGACACTTAGCCTTTTCGGCTAAGGGCCAGGTAGGTGAGTTTCCAGCTAGACCTTGCATAATTTCTACAGAAACCTGGCTACAATTGAGTATTGGAGCTTTTAAATTGATATGAAGCAACACATTCTGATTGAAAGTTCCACCATAATTTTAATAGTACTACATGCAACATTGGATGTATCAGACCTGAGCTGGAATGTAGAAGAAAACTGGAAATTAATGGTTTTGCAATCAGTTATAGGTCACAAATggtttttaaaataatgactGTAAGTTTTGTTTCCCCTTTGACTGATCACTGTTAACAGAATCTGTATTTGGCTTCTCAGATGCCTTAAGAAATACCTATTTGAACTGCAGAGTTCTATCTCTGTTCAATAATATTGACTCTTCAGAACTGTAGAATGCAATATACAATATTTAATCAGAATAGTTCATTATATCAGTTTGTTTGGAATTAAGAAATAATGATATAATATggcataataaaataatttccaaaaaTCCATTATTATATTGCTCCATTTCAGGTTTTCTTAAGACTCCTGAATTAATAAGAGCACAAGATTTTTAATGCCTATACTAGGATAAGATTGTTAGtctatttattttgttatttatgagGTCTAAATTCTGGTACTTCTGGGAAAAGTTCCTTGTCCTCTAAAAATGCTCTTGAGAGTTGTGCAATGCCAAGAAATCGGAGAGCAATATTTCCTTTCTGTGATTCATATTTTACCCTCAAGTTTGGTGGTCTTTTTCCTATCAGTCTTATCTTGCCTAgcataataacaaaaaaataatattctttttttttatttctacagcTATAACTGCAATGGATCTGGAGTTACACTACGAGATTTTCTTTTATAAACCCTAAATTTAAGAACTTgtttaattaaataatttcaaTTCTTGTATTGGATTAATTAGAAAGTAAAATGGTCATTTCCCTAGTCAGTTTCCTTTCAATATTTGAATaagatcttgttttcttttctggattAAATAATGTTAGATTTTGCAGGGTTCTTTCTCCACATGTAAATTTCTGTATTATTCATGCTTTTTTAGCCATATTTCATTTCTATGCATTCttgtatttttgcattatttttctccatttgaatATATTCAGCATATTCAAATACATAATTTGTTGCTTAAAACAGTTGCCTTACAGTTGGAAAACACCTTATTTGACAGCCAAATGCTGGCCTAATTAAAGCAGCTCCCCCTTCTGTGACATGGCTACTATCATCACATAAAATCTCTCAACCCATTAGGCATTTGAACGATAGTCCTGTAGAGACACTGTGTTCTTATAATCTCCAGATCATACCTCTGATCTCACTTATGCCATCATTTCTGTCATTAGCTGGGTCAAGGGGAATCATGGGAGCTTAAAGGAGGATTACTATGGTTTGTGTTAGCATGTAGCACAGCTGGATATAAGATCTTCCTGACAAATCCAAAATGGAAGGATTCTGGAGGGtaagcagagagagaaagcaataCAGTATAATAGTGTAAGGAACTGTGTATACAATTTACTGTCATCTGGCATACTCTTGCTCACAACAGTAGGAGGACAGAAAAAGCACAAAGGAGCTAAGTtcttgggagggggaaaaaaaaaaggtggtctAAATGTTTAATACATTCTTTCACAGTAGCTATTTCAGCCTCAGTTTATTACAGGATTAGAAAttatgtacactttttttttttttttttttttagtatgaagCTCTATGATTCATGTCAAATTCTGGTTCGCAGAAGTTATACAGGTGTAGAAGTTGTATTGCTTATTCACTTTTTTCACATCTAATGTCAAAGTTGCTTGTGCATTTTCtgtcatctgcttttttttctcttagcaGCACTGTAGCTGCTAAACTATAGAGGTAGGGAGATGAAGCATCCGGAAGAGCAGCAGAACATCTGTGAAGAAGACATAGCAGAAACATAGAACAGTTGGCATAGAGGAAAGTAATCTCTTCTAAAACTTGAGAGAGTAAGTCATGGAAACTGCTGCTGCAGAAGGACCTCTTTGAAAATGGAAACATATTTAATTGAAAAAATTGAGGaaaacctgtacaaaaagaaataaaatcaatggAAAGGGTTTTCATGTTTTACAGAAAGGCTGGGTAGGTGgtatacatacgtacatacaatTATTAGTTGAACAATCCTGTAGGgaaacagaaaatacagtttttaattgTGTATGGAAAAGAGTATTTTAGAGGATGATCATATCCTTGGAAAATAAACAATAATATACAGAATGCTGTTGAAAGTGTTTTGTAGTtcaggtataaaaaaaaaaaggcacagcttGAGTAATCAGGACTAGCGTGTGGTATGTAGtaatcaaattaatttaaaaacatttgttttctttcccaaatggatttaattttaataaaataaaattaccaaGATCATGATCAATGTGGTAATTTTTAAATGGCATTAATTATGAATGCTAGAGgacattttcaaattttttatGTAAATTCACTTATcactttttaaataatgtttgGACTACTTTTTACATAGAAGAGGGAAAAATGAATGTTCATTCACTTGCTTTGTTGTCATTGTCTAGCCCATTTAGATTCTGAACAAAAGCTCTGGAACGCTATTAGTAGTGGTGAACATAAGTTTTGATCAAGACTTGGGGCACTTACCCGTCAAGATGTGTGCCCATGTTTAATTTTTCTCACAGTGAGTGAAATAAAACAATTCATTGGTCCTATATATAGTATGTGTATTTAAGAACAcatgtaaatatttacatctgGACCTAAGACTTGATTCTCTGAAGACTGAAAGAACTGTTTAATAGTGAAAAACCAACCAACCTTTTCAGAAGCTGCATGATCATGGAGATACCTTAACTCTGTAGGCGTGTTCTGATTTATCTGAAAGATCTCTTAGCATTTGCAGCTTTAGGCATGTCTAACTAGGAGCTTAAGCCCAACCAGATGCAGAAATGAGTTAGTGTCATCCAAATCTCATGAGGGACTGATCCAATAGGAGTActtggttaattttttttaaaaatagagtagCAAAGGCCACTGTTATTTGAACACACCGGTTGCTCTTGATTCGGTGGTTAGACTAGTTAGACAAGCAAGAAGACAGGATTTTGGTGCCTCCTTATTTGTATCAACATCTCTTCCCTTCCATGAAAGTATCTTAATCACAATGCCACTGTACGTTGGAGAAAGGTGAGAGGAGAGTTAGGGGCAAAGTCCCCTTCTACTTCATTTGAAACCAAATGGTTTCACAAAATATACACAGGATCAGATGGAAGAGCGAACATGGCTGTGGAAGTGAGTTGTCTTGGATTTAGGTCCCTATTCATGAGACTGGTTTTGCATTTTATTAAATAGTCATGGGAGCAAAAAAAGGGCTAGTCTTGAGAGCTGGAACACAAGACTTGGCAAGTGCTGTAACCATTAGGATATTACATAACATTACTCCTTCAGCAGCTCTTTTAAAAAGAGTGAGCCATGCTCAGTTCTTCAAAGGCTATCGTAGGCACTGCCCTCGGGAGAGGCCTCCAAGTTTTGGCTCCTAAAGAGATGAAGATGTCACTCTTGAAGTGCTGACTCAGACACCTCAGCTTTAACAGGGAGACTGCCACACCTCCCTGCACAGCATTTCCGCTTGGCTTGGTGACTCCTAATTAGCATGCATGTTTTATGGGTTCCTAATTCTCATCTAATTTTGAAAAACTATTTGGATGAAATCCTGGC from Apteryx mantelli isolate bAptMan1 chromosome 1, bAptMan1.hap1, whole genome shotgun sequence includes:
- the ARGLU1 gene encoding arginine and glutamate-rich protein 1 isoform X1 encodes the protein MGRSRSRSSSRSKHTKSSKHNKKNRSRSRSRSREKERARKRSKSRESKRNRRRESRSRSRSNTAPSSRRERERERERASSPPDRIDIFGRTVSKRSSLDEKQKREEEEKKAEFERQRKIRQQEIEEKLIEEETARRVEELVAKRVEEELEKRKDEIEREVLRRVEEAKRIMEKQLLEELERQRQAELAAQKAREEEERAKREELERILEENNRKIAEAQAKLAEEQLKIVEEQRKIHEERMKLEQERQRQQKEEQKIILGKGKSRPKLSFSLKSQD
- the ARGLU1 gene encoding arginine and glutamate-rich protein 1 isoform X2, coding for MGRSRSRSSSRSKHTKSSKHNKKNRSRSRSRSREKERARKRSKSRESKRNRRRESRSRSRSNTAPSSRRERERERERASSPPDRIDIFGRTVSKRSSLDEKQKREEEEKKAEFERQRKIRQQEIEEKLIEEETARRVEELVAKRVEEELEKRKDEIEREVLRRVEEAKRIMEKQLLEELERQRQAELAAQKARERKLARMAAEEHTLQDTGQDSKYSTFNAD